The following are encoded together in the Labrus mixtus chromosome 2, fLabMix1.1, whole genome shotgun sequence genome:
- the LOC132985763 gene encoding histone H1-like codes for MAEEAPAPAKVAKKKAPKPKKTGPSVSELIVKAVSASKERSGVSVAAIKKNLAAGGYDVEKNNSRVKVAIKSLVVKGTLIQVKGIGASGSFKMNKKAEEKTTKKPAAKKAAPKVVKKTVAKKPAAKKPKASPAKKPAAKKSLKKANKPAAVKKSAKSPKKAVKSTKKVVKKAPAAKKAPAAKKSPAKKVAKPKAKKAAPKKK; via the coding sequence ATGGCAGAAGAAGCACCAGCCCCGGCAAAAGTGGCAAAGAAGAAGGCCCCCAAGCCGAAGAAGACCGGCCCCAGCGTCAGCGAGCTCATCGTGAAAGCTGTGTCCGCATCCAAGGAGCGGAGCGGCGTGTCCGTGGCCGCCATCAAGAAGAACCTGGCTGCCGGAGGCTACGATGTGGAGAAGAACAACAGCCGCGTTAAAGTCGCCATCAAAAGCCTGGTGGTCAAGGGGACTCTGATCCAGGTCAAGGGGATCGGAGCCTCCGGCTCGTTCAAGATGAACAAGAAGGCTGAGGAGAAGACGACAAAGAAACCGGCAGCTAAGAAAGCGGCTCCTAAAGTAGTGAAGAAGACCGTAGCTAAGAAACCTGCGGCCAAGAAGCCCAAGGCATCGCCAGCGAAGAAGCCAGCCGCTAAGAAGTCCCTGAAGAAGGCCAACAAACCCGCAGCTGTCAAGAAATCAGCCAAGAGCCCAAAGAAGGCCGTTAAGAGTACCAAGAAGGTTGTGAAAAAGGCCCCCGCAGCCAAGAAAGCCCCCGCAGCCAAGAAGTCCCCCGCTAAGAAGGTCGCCAAACCCAAAGCCAAGAAGGCAGCACCCAAGAAGAAGTGA
- the LOC132986163 gene encoding histone H2A gives MSGRGKTGGKARAKAKTRSSRAGLQFPVGRVHRLLRKGNYAQRVGAGAPVYLAAVLEYLTAEILELAGNAARDNKKTRIIPRHLQLAVRNDEELNKLLGGVTIAQGGVLPNIQAVLLPKKTEKAAKK, from the coding sequence ATGAGTGGAAGAGGTAAAACCGGCGGCAAAGCCAGAGCAAAGGCAAAGACCCGCTCCTCCCGGGCTGGACTTCAGTTCCCGGTCGGTCGTGTTCACAGACTGCTCCGTAAAGGAAACTACGCCCAGCGTGTCGGAGCCGGTGCCCCCGTCTATCTGGCGGCCGTGCTGGAGTATCTGACCGCTGAGATCCTGGAGTTGGCCGGCAACGCTGCCCGTGACAACAAGAAGACCCGTATCATCCCCCGTCACCTGCAGCTGGCTGTCCGCAACGACGAGGAGCTCAACAAGCTACTGGGAGGAGTGACCATCGCTCAGGGCGGCGTGCTGCCCAACATCCAGGCTGTCCTGCTGCCCAAGAAGACCGAGAAGGCTGCCAAGAAGTAA
- the LOC132985747 gene encoding histone H2B 1.2-like, with amino-acid sequence MPDPVKAPKKGSKKAVTKTVSKTGKKRRKSRKESYAIYVYKVLKQVHPDTGISSKAMGIMNSFVSDIFERIAGEASRLAHYNKRSTITSREIQTAVRLLLPGELAKHAVSEGTKAVTKYTSSK; translated from the coding sequence ATGCCTGATCCAGTGAAAGCGCCCAAGAAGGGCTCCAAGAAAGCCGTGACGAAGACCGTTAGCAAGACCggcaagaagaggagaaagtccAGGAAGGAGAGCTATGCCATCTACGTGTACAAAGTCCTGAAGCAGGTCCACCCCGACACCGGGATCTCCTCCAAGGCTATGGGTATTATGAACTCCTTTGTGAGTGACATCTTTGAGCGTATCGCCGGGGAGGCCTCCCGTCTGGCTCACTACAACAAGCGCTCCACCATCACCTCCAGGGAGATCCAGACCGCTGTCCGTCTGCTGCTACCCGGAGAGCTGGCTAAGCACGCCGTGTCTGAGGGCACTAAGGCCGTTACTAAGTACACCAGCTCCAAGTAA